One genomic region from Reichenbachiella ulvae encodes:
- a CDS encoding helix-turn-helix domain-containing protein translates to MSNKLYIKYMVSLRCKMMVKEELQKLGLHYVIVDLGMVEILEDITPQQRSELKANLMKSGLELLDNKRSILIEQIKNVIVEMIHYSDELPKVNYSDYISEKLGYDYTYLANTFSEVKGITIQQFIIIHKIEKVKELLIYDELNLTEISYKLHYSSVAHLSNQFKKITGLTPTFYKQLKNKRKQNLEDL, encoded by the coding sequence ATGAGTAACAAGCTATACATCAAATACATGGTCAGTTTACGATGCAAGATGATGGTCAAAGAAGAGCTGCAGAAGCTTGGACTACACTATGTTATTGTGGATTTGGGTATGGTCGAAATTTTAGAAGACATTACACCGCAGCAAAGAAGCGAATTAAAAGCAAATTTGATGAAATCTGGTTTGGAACTACTAGACAATAAGAGAAGCATACTGATTGAGCAAATCAAAAATGTGATCGTAGAAATGATCCATTATTCTGATGAGCTGCCTAAAGTGAACTACTCTGATTATATCAGTGAAAAATTGGGGTATGACTACACCTATTTGGCTAATACCTTCTCGGAGGTCAAAGGAATCACCATACAGCAATTCATTATCATACATAAGATAGAAAAGGTCAAAGAGTTACTGATATATGACGAGCTGAACCTCACGGAAATATCCTACAAGCTTCATTATAGCAGTGTGGCTCACCTGTCCAATCAATTCAAAAAAATCACGGGATTAACTCCCACCTTTTACAAGCAACTAAAAAATAAGCGGAAACAAAACCTGGAAGACCTATAA
- a CDS encoding lmo0937 family membrane protein yields the protein MGNLLYYVAVVLIILWAVGFLGYSSGGIIHILLVIALIAILVRVIKGNNPLG from the coding sequence ATGGGAAATTTACTATACTATGTCGCAGTAGTTCTGATCATTCTTTGGGCTGTAGGCTTCTTGGGCTACAGTTCTGGTGGGATCATTCATATACTATTGGTTATCGCTTTGATAGCCATACTGGTACGTGTCATCAAGGGCAACAATCCATTAGGGTAG
- a CDS encoding fatty acid desaturase family protein, with protein sequence MITLNKRVNEYFKMKRMSRYANREMVIKSIAMMSLYFGPYALIISGVFSGVFANLTMIFLMGLGLAGIGLCIMHDGNHGAYANKRWINVVIGYTLNLIGANAFNWKVQHNVLHHSYTNVSDADEDVSQKGPLRFSPHEKWKWYHRYQFIYAWFLYGFMTLLWMFFKDFGQLLRYQRMGWIRYQKSNAWKEWGILITTKVIYFSYIFIIPLLVTPWVWWQVIVGILIMHYITGFLLAIIFQPSHVIEGSEFPKPDINHSLNDNWAIHQLKTTTNYANKSRWFTWFVGGLNFQIEHHLFPGICHVHYPKISGIVRSTASEFGFPYKRVSTFAKALEGHIKLLKRLGKRPA encoded by the coding sequence ATGATTACGCTAAACAAGCGCGTCAATGAATACTTTAAGATGAAGAGAATGAGTCGATATGCAAATAGGGAAATGGTCATCAAATCTATTGCGATGATGTCACTGTATTTCGGCCCCTATGCCCTGATAATCAGCGGTGTGTTTTCAGGTGTATTTGCCAACCTTACTATGATCTTTTTGATGGGCCTAGGCCTAGCAGGAATAGGTCTATGTATAATGCATGATGGTAACCATGGGGCTTATGCCAATAAAAGATGGATCAACGTAGTGATTGGTTATACACTCAATTTGATTGGAGCAAATGCATTCAACTGGAAGGTTCAACACAATGTACTTCACCACTCCTATACTAATGTGAGCGACGCAGATGAAGATGTCAGCCAAAAAGGACCATTGCGTTTTTCCCCTCATGAAAAATGGAAATGGTATCATAGATATCAATTTATATACGCATGGTTTCTGTATGGTTTTATGACCTTATTATGGATGTTTTTTAAAGATTTCGGGCAACTTTTAAGATATCAAAGGATGGGGTGGATCAGGTATCAGAAAAGCAATGCATGGAAAGAGTGGGGCATCCTCATCACGACCAAGGTCATATATTTCAGTTATATTTTTATTATACCCTTGCTCGTTACTCCTTGGGTGTGGTGGCAAGTCATTGTTGGCATTTTGATTATGCACTACATTACCGGTTTTTTATTGGCCATTATTTTCCAGCCTTCCCACGTGATAGAAGGATCAGAATTTCCAAAGCCGGATATTAATCACTCACTTAATGATAATTGGGCCATTCACCAATTGAAAACCACTACGAACTATGCCAATAAGAGTCGATGGTTTACCTGGTTTGTAGGAGGCTTGAATTTTCAGATTGAGCATCATCTCTTTCCGGGCATTTGTCATGTACACTATCCGAAAATTTCAGGAATCGTCAGGTCAACTGCTAGTGAATTTGGTTTTCCCTATAAACGAGTAAGCACCTTTGCCAAAGCGCTTGAGGGTCACATTAAGTTGCTCAAGCGGTTGGGGAAGAGGCCTGCTTGA
- the greB gene encoding transcription elongation factor GreB, protein MITPEGMQKLREEHDHLWRVERPETTQKVSWAASLGDRSENADYHYNKKRLREIDKRLLYLRKCIDDFKVIEYHPNQEGKVMFGAWVEIENLEKGFKKNLRIVGYEELIGNKDHISMDSPMAQALMDKKVGDEVVVKTPAAQFTWRINSIEYVKG, encoded by the coding sequence ATGATCACGCCCGAAGGCATGCAAAAACTAAGGGAAGAACACGATCACCTATGGCGTGTAGAACGACCTGAGACGACTCAGAAGGTCTCTTGGGCGGCCAGCCTTGGGGATCGCTCTGAGAATGCCGACTATCACTACAACAAAAAGCGTCTCCGAGAAATTGATAAACGATTGCTCTACTTACGAAAATGCATTGATGACTTTAAGGTGATCGAATACCACCCGAATCAGGAAGGAAAAGTTATGTTTGGCGCCTGGGTGGAGATCGAAAATCTAGAGAAAGGTTTCAAAAAGAACCTACGCATAGTGGGGTACGAAGAACTGATCGGTAACAAGGACCACATCTCCATGGACTCCCCCATGGCTCAAGCCCTGATGGATAAAAAGGTGGGCGATGAAGTAGTTGTGAAAACCCCAGCAGCCCAATTCACCTGGCGCATCAATTCGATTGAGTATGTGAAGGGGTAA
- a CDS encoding putative Ig domain-containing protein: protein MKLIYQGVSLLGMLCVLLTSQLNAQEISTVVFDDLTPDHRIKGIYSIEIDETGNYLKEMSDGTLSTATLDASDQHFYFWIIENLVTRTFQLHSASTSRAVVSIQEDGTARLSSDFEEETTQLLMRMDPLGPLRSLSEERESVMAIGSIVTQSLNDYTGTAECECYGFTLDGSNRLNIHQATLGAGGYMGFPISKTELESTGTMVLQGDEATLVSVEGGAKPLNFVSSQFYVSGFGADDFELQLEPGAVGSVGFINYTNQLFEVDVYQYAKPEVGIRFDEDDVYLFLFTGDQELPSTTEIIDNEKLTGFNMIDPIYFGFQSQYQFVASQGDKTVTLNTGVPAEQYLNQSVTQRARLLVGLEEGEVSLAYTMANGLINSSNDQGSISGKHLASTNPYLPYNKGEKLVNTFDWQQSQWMVRYDGGLAEGEAEFSPFYNNTNAGFSGISAKFDPDDGSYMGGEDFSSIEGWELLKANLGYYADGTEINPAPKFPYVLLYDRISATLRVFVYVHSEGASNQLQVTLGVGGKNPIEQTEEDYTPLLWGSLQQYKSLDQVEYGSYTKSTALSASTSEGREWYYYDFIMEFDPCTSFFESSIIVDVNKMLVGEMSLVGRMQGGTIPAGSEEYSDWMSNQENYLMGVMGTPFGELSNTLGDISMNQMSNFGLKEFEESLEGTLVGSDIPEWEKQEAKLLWEAQELVADQEETEREEAKEKQLWEGIIGVSSVVTGGIAGGVVEKLPIGGAITGLNTLGNGILNIVQGASKDDESVLPSSKLAYAKKLHYENIKDKVKNDDQVIKLPIPEPRPNVVFGELALSGTLEVETHMTTAYLATPGALNSDQGPEWHQNGSRGAAPLYNNPLGKFTMLNQPEFAIAVSKSGDNFSAYLKIKEKPYFAINDRVGGKIVDAIKLSINVETASDGPLPQNKTSSGYTILFDGENGSLPGEMDITHLLHQDSLRAKFANASEGTNFNEELSKWITVSYDVWSLTLTSLKSRSQERIMANSSQYYDGVSTFEFQELEGNLSEFTLAAQNKAFCDGIEAFNTYNFGDRDGLGQNYTISNIQDNFKSVMYNYCTEMNNGNAPDTLANPYLKHLGDRMINELEELNFDVKIRNDEDLDETQTLIFALDAVSIASGMTIDPSTGSYSWSTTESHDGTHEVTISVTDNEGRDDKERFTIVVNEVNTAPVLTAIGDQVIDELTELTFTVYAEDPDDTNQELSFTLDETSIASGMSLDVSSGEFSWTPTESQDGTYEVTVSVSDGTATDTEVISIEVAEVNSAPILSTLVDQSVDELTELTLSVTAEDTDIPEQTLTYSLDEESLSLGMSLNESTGAFSWTPSESQDGSYNVTLTVSDGSAIDSETFTVMVAEQNTAPVLVVIDDQNVDELTELTFTVTAEDTDIPEQTLTYSLDEESLGLGMSINESTGAFSWTPTEAQDGSYDVTVSVSDGSAIDSETYTITVVEQNTSPDLTTIGDQSVDELTDLTFTVTAEDTDIPEQNLTYSLDEESLGLGMSIHESTGAFSWTPTEAQDGSYEVTVSVSDGTATDTEVISIEVAEVNSAPILSTLVDQSVDELTELTLSVTAEDTDIPEQTLTYSLDVESLSLGMSLNESTGAFSWTPSESQDGSYNVTLTVSDGSAMDSETFTVMVAEQNTAPVLVVIDDQNVDELTELTFTVTAEDTDIPEQTLTYSLDEESLGIGMSINESTGAFSWTPSESQDGSYEVTLTVSDGSAIDSETFTVMVAEQNTAPVLVVIDDQNVDELTELTFTVTAEDTDIPEQTLTYSLDEESLGLGMSINESTGAFSWIPTEVQDGEQTVSITVSDGVLTDSQSITITVNEVEETVNAAPVLAAIDNQSVDEGTELTFTANATDVDSESLSFTLDEVSMSKGMSIDASTGEFSWTPSESQDGEHTVSITVSDGKLTDSQSITIMVNEVEETVNEAPVLDPVSDQSVDEGVELSFNVSATDTDSESLTFSLDETSVNKGMNLDAITGAFNWTPSESQDGQHTVSLTVSDGELEDSQDFVITVNEVEETVNEAPVLDPVSDQSVDEGVELSFNVSATDTDSESLTFSLDETSISKGMTIEASSGTFSWTPTESQDGLHEVTLSVTDGIIIVNAIISIEVLEVNQAPVLSEISDHTIRALEELTFTTIASDDDEPIQTLTFTLDETSESKGMFVDASSGLFSWTPTESQIGVFAVTLSVTDGELKDSQTFEVFVDDIITAADLGNLNEVSIYPIPAKDRLSIKVEGYENSDDALIQLISVGGLRVFQANVDMSTSQPLTVTINLSDIQSGVYIIRISAEGYPDHLGRIIIE, encoded by the coding sequence ATGAAATTAATATATCAAGGCGTATCCCTACTGGGGATGCTATGTGTTCTGTTGACTTCCCAACTTAATGCCCAGGAGATCAGTACGGTAGTTTTTGATGATCTGACTCCTGATCATAGGATCAAAGGTATCTATTCTATAGAAATAGATGAAACGGGAAATTACCTCAAAGAAATGTCTGATGGCACGCTATCCACAGCAACATTAGATGCGAGTGATCAGCATTTCTACTTTTGGATCATTGAAAACCTAGTGACTCGTACGTTTCAGCTGCACAGTGCCTCTACCAGTAGGGCAGTAGTGAGTATTCAGGAGGACGGTACCGCTAGGTTGTCTTCGGACTTTGAAGAGGAGACGACACAGCTGCTTATGAGAATGGATCCACTAGGTCCTCTTCGTTCATTGTCTGAGGAAAGAGAGTCAGTGATGGCTATTGGTTCTATAGTTACCCAATCCCTGAACGATTATACCGGTACTGCCGAATGCGAATGCTACGGTTTTACTCTTGATGGGTCCAATAGACTCAATATTCATCAGGCTACATTAGGGGCAGGAGGCTATATGGGGTTTCCTATATCGAAAACCGAGTTGGAGTCAACAGGCACTATGGTGTTGCAAGGGGATGAAGCCACTTTAGTATCAGTAGAAGGTGGCGCTAAGCCACTGAACTTCGTTTCATCTCAGTTTTACGTTTCAGGTTTTGGTGCTGATGACTTTGAATTGCAACTGGAGCCTGGTGCTGTAGGGTCTGTTGGCTTCATTAATTATACTAATCAGCTTTTCGAGGTAGATGTTTATCAGTATGCTAAACCGGAAGTGGGCATTCGTTTCGATGAAGATGATGTTTATCTTTTCCTTTTTACAGGAGATCAAGAACTGCCTTCTACCACGGAAATCATAGACAATGAGAAATTAACTGGGTTTAATATGATAGACCCCATTTACTTTGGTTTTCAGAGTCAATATCAATTTGTAGCTAGCCAGGGTGACAAAACTGTTACTTTAAATACGGGTGTCCCAGCAGAACAATACCTAAACCAATCGGTTACTCAACGAGCCAGGTTGTTAGTTGGATTGGAAGAAGGGGAGGTTTCCTTAGCTTATACGATGGCTAACGGATTGATCAACTCTAGCAATGATCAAGGAAGCATCTCAGGAAAGCATCTGGCCTCTACCAATCCCTACTTGCCATACAACAAAGGAGAAAAACTAGTCAATACATTTGATTGGCAGCAATCGCAGTGGATGGTACGCTATGACGGTGGGCTGGCAGAAGGAGAGGCCGAATTCAGTCCATTTTACAACAATACAAACGCAGGATTTTCTGGTATTAGTGCCAAGTTTGATCCAGATGATGGTAGCTATATGGGTGGTGAAGATTTCTCTTCAATCGAAGGCTGGGAATTGTTAAAAGCCAACCTCGGCTACTATGCCGATGGAACAGAAATTAACCCTGCACCTAAATTCCCATATGTATTGCTATATGACAGGATTAGTGCTACGCTAAGAGTTTTCGTATATGTACATAGCGAGGGTGCATCCAATCAATTGCAAGTCACACTTGGTGTTGGTGGCAAAAATCCTATTGAACAGACGGAGGAAGACTATACTCCACTATTATGGGGTAGTCTTCAGCAATACAAATCTTTGGATCAGGTAGAGTATGGATCCTATACCAAGTCAACTGCTCTTTCGGCCTCTACTTCAGAGGGAAGAGAGTGGTACTATTACGACTTTATTATGGAATTTGATCCCTGTACGAGCTTCTTCGAATCGAGCATCATCGTAGATGTCAACAAAATGCTAGTAGGAGAAATGTCGCTGGTAGGACGTATGCAAGGGGGTACTATCCCAGCTGGTTCAGAGGAGTACAGTGACTGGATGAGCAATCAAGAAAATTACTTGATGGGAGTAATGGGGACTCCATTTGGTGAACTGTCGAATACCCTTGGTGATATCTCCATGAATCAAATGTCGAATTTTGGTTTGAAGGAATTTGAAGAAAGCCTTGAAGGCACTTTGGTAGGGTCTGATATTCCAGAATGGGAAAAACAAGAAGCCAAATTGCTATGGGAGGCACAGGAGCTTGTTGCAGATCAGGAAGAAACGGAGAGAGAAGAAGCAAAGGAAAAACAACTTTGGGAAGGAATTATTGGAGTCAGTTCGGTTGTAACAGGTGGGATTGCAGGAGGAGTTGTTGAAAAATTACCAATTGGGGGAGCGATTACCGGACTTAATACGCTAGGCAATGGTATTCTCAATATTGTTCAAGGTGCCTCCAAAGATGATGAAAGCGTGCTTCCTTCAAGTAAATTAGCCTATGCAAAAAAGCTTCATTATGAGAACATCAAAGACAAGGTCAAGAATGATGATCAGGTGATCAAGTTGCCTATACCAGAACCTCGTCCCAATGTGGTATTTGGAGAGTTAGCTTTGAGTGGCACCTTGGAAGTAGAAACTCATATGACGACAGCATATCTGGCAACACCTGGTGCTCTCAATTCAGATCAGGGACCGGAGTGGCATCAGAATGGATCCAGAGGTGCAGCTCCTTTGTATAACAATCCCCTGGGTAAGTTCACCATGCTCAATCAACCAGAGTTTGCGATAGCGGTTTCCAAAAGTGGCGATAATTTTAGTGCCTATCTCAAAATCAAGGAGAAACCTTATTTTGCCATCAATGACAGAGTCGGGGGTAAAATCGTAGATGCAATTAAGTTGTCGATCAATGTAGAAACAGCGAGTGACGGCCCATTGCCTCAAAACAAAACAAGCAGTGGTTATACGATTTTATTTGATGGAGAAAATGGTTCTTTGCCAGGAGAAATGGATATCACACATCTTTTACATCAAGATTCGTTGAGAGCCAAATTCGCCAATGCCAGTGAAGGGACTAATTTCAATGAGGAGTTATCAAAATGGATAACTGTTTCGTATGATGTCTGGTCTTTGACCTTAACCAGCCTCAAGAGTAGAAGCCAAGAACGAATTATGGCTAACTCCAGTCAATACTATGATGGCGTAAGCACATTCGAGTTTCAAGAATTGGAAGGCAATTTGAGTGAATTTACATTGGCTGCACAAAACAAGGCATTCTGCGATGGTATCGAGGCATTCAATACATATAATTTTGGAGACCGAGATGGATTAGGGCAGAATTATACAATTTCAAACATTCAGGACAATTTTAAATCTGTGATGTATAATTATTGTACTGAGATGAACAATGGAAATGCTCCTGACACGCTTGCCAATCCTTATCTCAAGCATCTCGGTGATAGAATGATTAATGAGTTAGAGGAATTGAATTTTGATGTAAAGATTAGAAATGATGAGGATCTAGATGAAACACAGACTTTAATTTTTGCATTGGATGCAGTATCCATAGCTTCTGGTATGACCATAGATCCATCCACTGGATCTTATAGTTGGTCAACTACTGAGAGCCACGATGGTACACATGAAGTGACTATATCAGTAACCGATAATGAAGGACGAGATGACAAGGAAAGATTTACTATTGTAGTGAATGAGGTAAACACTGCACCGGTACTCACAGCTATCGGAGATCAAGTTATAGATGAACTTACAGAGCTTACTTTTACAGTCTATGCTGAAGATCCCGATGATACCAATCAAGAATTAAGCTTTACCCTGGATGAAACATCCATAGCAAGTGGAATGTCATTGGATGTCTCTTCTGGTGAATTCAGTTGGACGCCAACAGAATCACAGGACGGCACCTATGAAGTGACTGTATCGGTCAGCGATGGAACAGCGACAGATACTGAAGTAATTTCTATCGAGGTAGCAGAGGTCAATTCAGCTCCAATACTATCTACGTTAGTGGATCAAAGTGTGGATGAATTAACGGAGTTGACTTTATCTGTGACTGCCGAGGACACAGATATCCCTGAACAAACTTTGACCTATAGTCTGGATGAAGAATCACTGAGCCTGGGCATGAGTCTCAATGAAAGTACAGGAGCATTCAGCTGGACACCCTCGGAATCGCAGGACGGAAGCTACAATGTCACTCTTACGGTATCGGATGGTAGTGCCATTGATAGTGAGACTTTTACTGTCATGGTTGCAGAGCAGAACACCGCACCAGTATTGGTTGTCATTGACGATCAAAACGTCGATGAATTGACGGAGTTGACTTTTACTGTGACTGCTGAAGACACAGATATCCCTGAACAAACTTTGACCTATAGTCTTGATGAAGAATCACTGGGTCTTGGGATGAGTATCAACGAAAGTACAGGAGCATTCAGTTGGACGCCTACTGAAGCTCAGGATGGTAGCTATGATGTAACTGTTTCGGTATCGGATGGTAGTGCCATTGATAGTGAAACATATACCATTACCGTCGTAGAGCAAAATACCAGTCCCGATTTAACCACTATCGGCGATCAAAGCGTGGATGAATTGACGGACTTGACTTTCACTGTGACTGCTGAAGACACAGATATTCCAGAACAAAACTTGACCTATAGTCTTGATGAAGAATCGTTGGGCCTGGGCATGAGCATCCATGAAAGTACGGGTGCATTCAGCTGGACGCCTACAGAAGCTCAGGATGGTAGCTATGAAGTGACTGTATCGGTCAGCGATGGAACAGCGACAGATACTGAAGTAATTTCTATCGAGGTAGCAGAGGTCAATTCAGCTCCAATACTATCTACGTTAGTGGATCAAAGTGTGGATGAATTAACGGAGTTGACTTTATCTGTGACTGCCGAGGACACAGATATCCCTGAACAAACTTTGACCTATAGTCTGGATGTAGAATCACTGAGCCTGGGCATGAGTCTCAATGAAAGTACAGGAGCATTCAGCTGGACACCCTCGGAATCGCAGGACGGAAGCTACAATGTCACTCTTACGGTATCGGATGGTAGCGCCATGGATAGTGAGACTTTTACTGTCATGGTTGCAGAGCAGAACACCGCACCAGTATTGGTTGTCATTGACGATCAAAACGTCGATGAATTGACGGAGTTGACTTTTACTGTGACTGCCGAGGACACAGATATCCCTGAACAAACTTTGACCTATAGTCTTGATGAAGAATCACTGGGTATTGGGATGAGTATCAACGAAAGTACAGGAGCATTCAGCTGGACACCCTCGGAATCGCAGGATGGAAGCTATGAGGTGACTCTTACAGTATCGGATGGTAGTGCCATTGATAGTGAGACTTTTACTGTCATGGTTGCAGAGCAGAACACCGCACCAGTATTGGTTGTCATTGACGATCAAAACGTCGATGAATTGACGGAGTTGACTTTTACTGTGACTGCTGAAGACACAGATATCCCTGAACAAACTTTGACCTATAGTCTTGATGAAGAATCACTGGGTCTTGGGATGAGTATCAACGAAAGTACAGGAGCATTCAGTTGGATTCCTACCGAAGTACAGGATGGCGAACAAACCGTGAGCATCACGGTGAGCGATGGAGTATTAACTGATAGTCAATCGATCACCATTACTGTCAATGAAGTGGAAGAAACAGTCAATGCAGCCCCAGTTTTGGCGGCTATTGATAATCAAAGCGTGGATGAAGGAACAGAACTAACTTTCACTGCGAATGCTACTGACGTTGATAGTGAATCACTAAGTTTTACTCTAGATGAGGTTTCAATGTCTAAGGGCATGTCCATTGACGCTAGCACAGGAGAGTTTAGTTGGACTCCTTCTGAATCACAGGATGGCGAGCATACTGTGAGCATCACAGTGAGTGATGGAAAATTAACCGATAGTCAATCCATCACGATCATGGTTAATGAAGTAGAAGAAACAGTCAATGAAGCCCCTGTTTTGGATCCTGTATCTGATCAAAGTGTGGATGAAGGAGTGGAACTAAGCTTCAATGTCAGCGCTACTGATACCGATAGTGAGTCACTGACCTTTAGTCTTGATGAAACATCAGTCAACAAAGGAATGAACCTTGACGCTATCACTGGAGCATTCAATTGGACACCATCTGAATCACAGGATGGCCAACATACAGTAAGTCTCACGGTGAGTGATGGAGAACTAGAGGATAGTCAGGATTTCGTGATTACGGTCAATGAAGTAGAAGAAACAGTCAATGAAGCCCCTGTTTTGGATCCTGTATCTGATCAAAGTGTGGATGAAGGAGTGGAACTAAGCTTCAATGTCAGTGCTACTGATACCGATAGTGAATCCCTGACCTTTAGTCTTGATGAAACATCCATCAGCAAGGGAATGACTATAGAAGCTTCCTCTGGAACATTCAGCTGGACACCCACAGAATCACAGGATGGTTTGCACGAAGTGACCCTATCTGTGACTGATGGCATCATAATAGTAAATGCAATCATCAGCATTGAAGTGTTAGAAGTCAATCAGGCGCCAGTTTTGTCGGAAATATCTGATCATACTATTAGGGCCTTAGAGGAACTAACCTTCACGACCATTGCCTCTGATGATGATGAGCCTATTCAAACGCTTACATTCACTTTGGATGAAACATCTGAGAGCAAAGGTATGTTTGTAGATGCCAGCTCAGGATTATTTAGTTGGACCCCAACAGAGAGTCAAATAGGAGTGTTTGCGGTAACTCTCAGTGTCACTGACGGGGAGTTGAAGGATAGTCAGACATTTGAGGTTTTTGTAGATGATATAATAACTGCAGCTGATTTAGGTAATCTCAATGAGGTAAGTATATACCCCATACCAGCGAAAGATAGATTATCTATAAAAGTAGAAGGGTATGAAAACTCTGATGATGCCTTAATACAATTGATCAGCGTGGGTGGCTTAAGGGTATTCCAAGCAAATGTGGATATGTCGACTAGTCAGCCATTGACAGTAACAATAAATCTATCGGACATTCAATCAGGGGTTTATATCATAAGAATAAGTGCAGAAGGTTATCCTGATCATTTAGGACGAATAATCATCGAATAG
- a CDS encoding OmpA family protein, translating into MKNNLLQSALIFAVLMTVSGLSLYSQGLQSSLFDEVNQSKASSKNAQADVLSPRTYQQAMEAYDEAKKLYKNEEELSEIKEKIKSANNKFREATENTRVSAVMFSGALSARVDALNAESDRFVNAIWKEAEAKMKDAAIQLEKGDADKAKEKSIEATDLYRKAELESIKANYLTNARRLLEKADKNKVNKTAPKTIASSRELLKSAENELLENRYDTDNARHLAKEAEYKALLATNIARLEEAYDDKDYEVEDYLLMSYEPLATIGQSMNLNLRFDGVTDGPVTEITDRIRGYQSRISNLEASLFNYKMTNESLRSMLRVNRNILDGMKGQLSDEAILGQKRQVALQNRIDRMAEINDKFEQVQKLFNEKDAQVFRQNNDVIIRMIGINFEVGKAQINQKDYAQLTKLQEAMNLFKDANIVIEGHTDSQGGDELNLKLSRERADAILSYLNANTSIDKSRFSTKGFGESKPVANNETVVGRKLNRRIDIVIKPNFPENLSPDS; encoded by the coding sequence ATGAAAAACAACCTGTTACAATCAGCCTTGATCTTTGCTGTCTTAATGACAGTTTCGGGATTGAGCCTATATAGCCAAGGGCTACAATCATCGCTATTTGATGAAGTAAATCAATCGAAGGCCAGTTCGAAAAATGCACAGGCGGATGTACTGTCTCCACGCACTTATCAGCAGGCCATGGAGGCGTACGATGAGGCTAAAAAGCTATATAAAAACGAAGAGGAGCTTTCAGAAATAAAAGAAAAAATCAAGAGTGCCAACAATAAGTTCAGGGAAGCAACTGAAAACACCCGGGTGAGTGCTGTCATGTTCTCAGGGGCACTATCTGCCAGAGTGGATGCTTTGAATGCCGAGTCAGATCGTTTTGTCAATGCCATTTGGAAGGAAGCAGAAGCTAAGATGAAAGATGCTGCCATTCAATTGGAAAAAGGAGATGCAGACAAGGCCAAAGAAAAATCTATTGAAGCTACGGACCTGTACAGAAAGGCAGAACTGGAATCTATCAAAGCCAATTACCTGACAAATGCGAGAAGATTATTAGAAAAAGCCGATAAGAACAAGGTTAATAAAACAGCCCCCAAAACCATTGCTTCGTCAAGAGAGCTGCTTAAAAGTGCCGAGAATGAATTGCTTGAAAACAGGTACGATACCGATAACGCGAGACACCTGGCCAAGGAGGCAGAATATAAAGCCTTGCTGGCAACAAACATCGCACGCCTGGAGGAAGCCTATGACGACAAAGACTATGAGGTAGAGGATTATTTGCTCATGAGCTACGAGCCTCTCGCCACTATTGGTCAAAGTATGAATCTCAATTTGAGATTTGACGGAGTAACCGATGGTCCGGTCACAGAAATTACCGATCGGATTAGGGGTTATCAATCACGCATTTCAAATCTGGAAGCTTCACTCTTTAATTATAAGATGACGAATGAAAGTCTGAGAAGTATGCTACGCGTAAATAGAAACATACTAGATGGCATGAAAGGTCAGCTATCAGATGAGGCGATTCTTGGACAAAAAAGACAAGTCGCACTTCAAAATCGCATCGATCGGATGGCCGAAATCAATGATAAATTCGAGCAGGTTCAAAAGCTGTTTAATGAAAAAGATGCCCAGGTTTTTCGACAAAACAATGATGTGATCATACGGATGATTGGAATCAATTTTGAGGTGGGCAAGGCGCAGATCAATCAAAAAGACTATGCCCAGCTGACCAAGTTGCAAGAAGCGATGAACCTCTTTAAAGATGCGAACATCGTGATTGAAGGCCACACGGATTCTCAAGGTGGTGATGAATTGAACTTGAAGCTTTCCAGAGAGCGGGCAGATGCGATCCTAAGCTATCTCAATGCCAATACTTCCATAGACAAATCACGCTTTAGTACAAAAGGATTCGGTGAGAGCAAACCGGTAGCCAATAATGAAACGGTTGTCGGTAGAAAATTGAATCGACGAATTGATATTGTGATCAAACCGAATTTTCCTGAGAACCTATCGCCAGATTCATGA